GCCGTCGCCGACTGCTATGGCGGCGCCTACCGGCTGCTGACCCGGCTGTACCAGCCGTCCGGCGTGATCGTGACCTTCGCCGACCTGGCGAGCGACCCCGGGCAGCTGAACGCGCTGATCAGCGAGCGTACCCGGCTGGTGTGGCTGGAGTCGCCGACCAACCCGCTGCTGAACATCGTCGACCTGGAACGGGTCGCGTCGATCTGCCGCGCGCGTGGCGTGCCGACCGCGATCGACAATACCTTCGCCTCGCCCTACCTGCAGTCGCCGCGTGACTTCGGCATCGACATCATTGTCCACTCGGCCACCAAATACCTTGGCGGTCACTCCGACGTGCTGCTGGGCGTGGCCTGCGTCGACGACGACGCGCTGTTCCAGCAGATGAAGCTGGTGCAGAACAGCGCTGGCGCCGTTGCCGGCCCGCAGGATTCCTTTCTGGTGCTGCGCGGCATCAAGACCCTGCATCTGCGCATGCAGCGACATGAGGAAAACGCCGGTCGCATCGCCGAATGGCTGCAGGGGCAGCCTGCAGTGGAAAAGGTCATCTATCCGGGACTGGCCAGCCATCCGCAGCATGCGCTGGCCCGCCGGCAGATGCGCGGCTTCGGCGGCATCGTCACCATTTATCTGCGCGACAACAGCCGTGCTGCCGCCGCGCGGGTGGCTGACCGGCTGCAGCTGTTCGCGCTTGGCGAGTCGCTCGGCGGCGTCGAAAGCATCGTCAACCACTCGGCGACCATGTCGCACGGTTCGATGCCGGCCGAGGTCAAAGCGGCCTGCGGCATCCGCGAAGGCATGCTGCGGCTGTCGATCGGCATCGAGGACGCGGATGACCTGATCGACGACCTGACCCGGGCGCTGGCGGACTGAGCCGGCCGATCGGCATGGGCACGGGAGGCAATGCCGTTACAATACCGGTTTCCGACTGCCTCCCGCCCGCCATGCTCTCCGTTACCGAACTCAAAACCTATTTCACCGGCCTGCAGGCGCGCATCGTCGGCAGCCTGGAAGCGCTGGACGGCCAGGCCTTCGTCCGCGACAGCTGGACACGTCCCGAAGGCGGCGGCGGCACCAGCTGCGTGATCGAGGGCGGCAATGTGTTCGAGCGCGGCGGGGTGAATTTCTCCCATGTCAGCGGCGCCTGTCTGCCGCCGTCGGCCTCGGCCTCGCGCCCGGAACTGGCCGGCCGCGGCTTCGAGGCGCTCGGCGTGTCGCTGGTGCTGCATCCGCGCAATCCGTATGCACCGACCACGCACATGAACGTGCGGGTGTTCGTCGCCACCCGCGACGGCGAGGCACCGGTGTGGTGGTTCGGCGGCGGCATGGACCTGACGCCGTATTACGGCTTCGAGGACGACGCCCGCCATTTCCACACCGCCTGTCGCGACGCGCTGGCGCCCTTCGGCGCCGATCGCCATCCGGCCTACAAGGCCTGGTGTGACCGCTACTTCTTCCTCAAGCACCGCAATGAGGCGCGCGGCATCGGCGGCATCTTCTTCGACGACCTGAACGACCTTGGCTACGAGCGCAGCTTTGCGCTGACGCGCTCGGTTGGCGACGCCTTTCTCGGCGCCTACCTGCCGATCCTGGCGCGGCGCGGCGATCTGCCCTTCGGCGAGCGCGAACGCGAGTGGCAGGCGATCCGTCGCGGACGCTACGTCGAATTCAACCTGGTCTACGATCGCGGCACGCTGTTCGGCCTGCAGTCGGGGGGACGCACCGAGTCGATCCTGATGTCAATGCCGCCCAGAGTCGAGTGGCGCTATGCGCATGCGCCGGCCGCCGGCAGTGACGAAGCGCGGCTGCTTGACGCTTTCCTGCCGCCGCGCGACTGGCTGGCTGCGGCCTGAGCCGGATTTTTGGCATCAAATCCCCGAATGCCGCTTGCCGCGGCATTTTTCTTGTCCGGCAATCAGCATTTTGTCCGGTCCCGGGTGTAAAAAAAGATCAAACATCTGGTGCGGAATATTAAACAGTCATGTCCGAAGTACGGAAAATTCTGACGCAAATATGTACAAACTGACGGGAAAAATCAGCAGAAAAAAACGGCAAGTCATTGATTTGAAATTGATAATGCAATGCACAAAAAAGGTTTGCCGCTGGTGCCCGTGCGACCCTACAATCGTTCACATCCGTGTCATTGATTCATGATTGTTAGGCAGGCAGTAATGGAAAGACAGCAGTGGTTGCGGGGGACCTTGTATCGCCCCGCCTTCGAGCAGGACAGCTGTGGCTTCGGCCTGATCGCGCAGCTTGACGATCAGCCGTCCCACTGGCTGGTCAAGACCGCCATCAGTTCGCTGGCCCAACTGACCCACCGCGGCGCGGTTGCCGCCGATGGCAAGTCGGGTGACGGCTGTGGCCTGCTTTTTCGCAAACCCGACGGCTTCCTGCGTGAAGTCGCCGCCGAAAGCGGCATCGCGCTGAAGAAAATCTACGCGGCCGGTCTGGTGTTCGTCGGTGCCGACCCCGCGGTCGGCCAGGCGTCGCTGGCCCGGTTGAGCGAGACGCTCGAACAGCAGGGGCTGGAAGTCGCCGGCTATCGCGACGTGCCGACCGATGTGTCGGCCTGTGGTGAATATGCACTGAAGACGCTGCCGGTGATCAAGCAGGTCTTCGTCAACTGTCCGTTCGGGATGGAGGAGGCGGCGTTCAAGCGCAGCCTGTACGTTGGCCGCCGGCTGGCCGAAAAGGCCAATCAGGGCGACAAGTCCTTCTACATTCCGACCCTGAACCCGGACACCCTGTCGTACAAGGGCCTGGTCACGCCGGACAACCTGCCGCTGTTCTTCCTCGACCTGAACGACCCGCGTTTCGAGTCGAGCCTGGCCGTGTTCCACCAGCGCTTCTCGACCAATACCTGGCCGCAGTGGAAGCTGGCGCAGCCGTTCCGCTACCTGGCGCACAACGGTGAAATCAACACCGTGCAGGGCAACC
This portion of the Microvirgula aerodenitrificans DSM 15089 genome encodes:
- the hemF gene encoding oxygen-dependent coproporphyrinogen oxidase; the protein is MLSVTELKTYFTGLQARIVGSLEALDGQAFVRDSWTRPEGGGGTSCVIEGGNVFERGGVNFSHVSGACLPPSASASRPELAGRGFEALGVSLVLHPRNPYAPTTHMNVRVFVATRDGEAPVWWFGGGMDLTPYYGFEDDARHFHTACRDALAPFGADRHPAYKAWCDRYFFLKHRNEARGIGGIFFDDLNDLGYERSFALTRSVGDAFLGAYLPILARRGDLPFGEREREWQAIRRGRYVEFNLVYDRGTLFGLQSGGRTESILMSMPPRVEWRYAHAPAAGSDEARLLDAFLPPRDWLAAA
- a CDS encoding trans-sulfuration enzyme family protein — protein: MKFATRAIHAGYERDATTHAVMPPIYQTSIFSYDHLGDEQPFCYSRSGNPTRAALEANVAALEGMKYGLAFGSGMAAIDSVLRAMLKPGDEIIAVADCYGGAYRLLTRLYQPSGVIVTFADLASDPGQLNALISERTRLVWLESPTNPLLNIVDLERVASICRARGVPTAIDNTFASPYLQSPRDFGIDIIVHSATKYLGGHSDVLLGVACVDDDALFQQMKLVQNSAGAVAGPQDSFLVLRGIKTLHLRMQRHEENAGRIAEWLQGQPAVEKVIYPGLASHPQHALARRQMRGFGGIVTIYLRDNSRAAAARVADRLQLFALGESLGGVESIVNHSATMSHGSMPAEVKAACGIREGMLRLSIGIEDADDLIDDLTRALAD